One window of Panthera tigris isolate Pti1 chromosome C2, P.tigris_Pti1_mat1.1, whole genome shotgun sequence genomic DNA carries:
- the ABCC5 gene encoding multidrug resistance-associated protein 5 isoform X4 — protein sequence MKDIDIGKEYIIPSPGYRNVRERTSTSGQHRDREDSKYKRNRPLECQDALETAARAEGLSLDASMHSQLRILDEEHPKGKYHHSLSVLKPIRTTSKHQHPVDNAGLFSCMTFSWLSPLARVAHRKGELSMEDVWSLSKHESSDVNCRRLERLWQEELNEVGPDAASLRRVVWIFCRTRLILSIVCLMITQLAGFSGPNFQDGCILRSE from the exons ATGAAGGATATCGACATAGGAAAAGAGTATATCATCCCCAGTCCTGGTTATAGAAAcgtgagagagagaaccagcactTCCGGGCAGCACAGAGACCGAGAGGACTCCAAATATAAGAGAAATCGACCG TTGGAATGCCAAGATGCCTTGGAAACAGCAGCCCGAGCTGAGGGTCTTTCCCTGGATGCCTCCATGCATTCTCAGCTCAGAATCCTGGATGAGGAACATCCCAAGGGAAAGTACCATCACAGCTTAAGTGTTCTGAAGCCCATCCGGACCACTTCCAA ACACCAGCACCCAGTGGACAATGCTGGGCTCTTCTCCTGCATGACTTTTTCTTGGCTTTCTCCTCTGGCCCGTGTGGCCCACAGGAAGGGAGAGCTCTCAATGGAGGACGTGTGGTCTTTGTCCAAGCACGAGTCTTCCGATGTGAACTGCAGAAG ACTAGAGAGACTGTGGCAAGAAGAGCTGAATGAAGTTGGGCCAGACGCCGCTTCCCTCCGAAGGGTTGTGTGGATCTTCTGCCGCACCAGGCTCATCCTCTCCATCGTGTGCCTGATGATCACACAGCTGGCTGGCTTCAGTGGACCA AATTTTCAGGATGGCTGTATTCTGCGGTCAGAATGA